From the Polaribacter tangerinus genome, the window GATAACGTGTTTGTGCATACGTTAAATAAGCTACTTTTTCTGCTCTTGTTAATGCAACATAAAACAGCCTTCGCTCTTCCTCTAACTCGCTTCTTGTATTCATACTCATTGCAGATGGAAACAAGTTTTCTTCTAGTCCAACAATGTAAACATAAGCATACTCTAATCCTTTAGATTGATGAATAGTCATTAAAGAAACTGTAGGCTTGTCATTCTCTTTTTCTGTATCAAAATCTGTTGCCAAAGCTACATCCTCTAAAAACGAAGTTAGTGAAGCATCTTCTCCTTGCTCAATTTTATCGGTTATAAAATCTTTTATTCCGTTTAACAACTCCTGCACATTTTCTACTTTACTTACAGCCTCAGGAGTACCGTCTTTTTCTAAATCTTTAATTAGTTGTGTTTGTTTAACTACAACTTCTGCAATTTCAAAAGCATTTTTTGTGGTTGCTTCTATTTGCAATCTAAGCAACATATTTACAAAATTTTGTAGCTTATTTTTTGTTCCTGCATTAATTTTTACATCTATTTTATCGATATTTTTAATAATATAGAAAATAGATTTCTTGTAGTGATTTGCAGCAATAGTAAGTTTATCTATTGTAGTAGCTCCGATGCCACGAGCCGGATAATTGATAATTCGCTTTAACGCCTCTTCATCGTTCGGATTGATTAGTATACGTAAATAAGACAAAATATCTTTTATTTCTTTTCGCTGATAAAAAGAAATTCCTCCATAAATTTTATAGTCTATATTCTTCTTTCTCAGTGCATCTTCAATAGCTCTAGATTGAGAGTTTGTTCTGTATAAAACACAAAAGTTGCTCGCATCTAGTTGATGATTCATTTGATTTTCCCAAATAGACTGCGCTACAAAACGTCCTTCCTCTCCGTCAGAAATTGTTCGCATTACATTAATAGCGTCTCCAGAATCGTTAGAGGTCCAAACTTCTTTATCTAACTTCGTTTTGTTTTTTTCGATAACTGAGTTGGCTGCATTTACAATATTGCTGGTAGACCTGTAATTTTGTTCGAGTTTAAAGGTTTTAACATCTGGATAGTCTTTCTGAAAGTTTAAGATATTCTGAATATTGGCACCTCTAAAACTGTAGATACTCTGAGAATCGTCTCCAACAACACAAATATTACCAAATTTATCTGCCAATGCTCTAACTATTATATACTGAGAGTGGTTAGTATCTTGATACTCATCTACCATTATATACCTAAATCTATCCTGATATTTTGCCAAAACATCTGGAAAACGAGCTAGTAATTCATTTGTTCTTAGCAACAAATCGT encodes:
- a CDS encoding ATP-dependent helicase; translation: MNSYLNSLNEAQKQAVLQKDGPMIIIAGAGSGKTRVLTYRIAHLMKQGVDSFNILSLTFTNKAAKEMKARIASVVGNSEAMNLWMGTFHSVFARILRAEADKLGFPSNFTIYDTQDSVRLITSIIKEMNLDKERYKPKQILGRISSFKNSLITVRAYFNNSDLQEADLHASRPKVGEIYKNYVDRCFKAGAMDFDDLLLRTNELLARFPDVLAKYQDRFRYIMVDEYQDTNHSQYIIVRALADKFGNICVVGDDSQSIYSFRGANIQNILNFQKDYPDVKTFKLEQNYRSTSNIVNAANSVIEKNKTKLDKEVWTSNDSGDAINVMRTISDGEEGRFVAQSIWENQMNHQLDASNFCVLYRTNSQSRAIEDALRKKNIDYKIYGGISFYQRKEIKDILSYLRILINPNDEEALKRIINYPARGIGATTIDKLTIAANHYKKSIFYIIKNIDKIDVKINAGTKNKLQNFVNMLLRLQIEATTKNAFEIAEVVVKQTQLIKDLEKDGTPEAVSKVENVQELLNGIKDFITDKIEQGEDASLTSFLEDVALATDFDTEKENDKPTVSLMTIHQSKGLEYAYVYIVGLEENLFPSAMSMNTRSELEEERRLFYVALTRAEKVAYLTYAQTRYRWGKLVDAEPSRFLEEIDDQYLNYITPKVPEPAVNRFVDKSIFEDAPKGIRFQKPIQRKKMERELSKKKEVVLPKNLKKVTQVSTKMNLFDGDITVGNIVEHNRFGKGTVLGIEGKGPDKKAEIQFATAGKKKLLLQFAKLKVIG